The genomic region GCCGCACCGCGACATTGACCTCTTCGATCGAAGACGCCTGTTCCTTGCTGTCGCGGGCAATGCCTTCCATCACCAGACTGTTCTCGCGAATGCCTTCAAGGATGGCTTCGAGCTTGCCGGCGGCATCGGCCACCAGCTTGGAGCCACCAGCCACCTCCTCGGCACTCTGCTCGATCAGCACCTTCACATCAGCCGAAGCCGATGCTGCCGACTGCGCCAGGCGGCGCACTTCCACGGCCACCACGGCAAAGCCCTTGCCCGCATCACCGGCCCGCGCCGCTTCCACCGAGGCGTTCAGCGCCAGCAGATTGGTCTGGAAGGCGATGTCATCGATCATGCCGATAATGTTGGAGATCTTGGCCGACGAGCTGGTGATCTTTTCCATCGCGCCGGTGGCCTGGTTCATCACCTCGCCACCTTCGGCGGCAGTCTGCGACACCGTCTTGGACTTGACGCTGGCCTCTTCGGCCTTCTTGGCGCTTTCGAGCACGGTTGAAGCCAGCTGTTCCATGGTCGCCGAGGTTTCCTCGATGGTGGCCGCCTGCTTGGTGGTGCGCTCGCTCAGATCATTGGCACCGGCCAGAATTTCTCCGGTCGCCGAGCGGACTCCGCGCGATGTGTGGCGCAATTGGCCAACAATGTCGGTCAGCTTGTCGGCCACTGCATTGGTGTTGTCGCGCAGCTTGGCAAAGGCACCCTTGTAGTCACCCTTGACCCGCTGGGTCAGATTGGTGTCGGCCAGCGAGGCCAGCACGTCACCGGTCTCATCAATGCCGCGATCCACCGTTTCGACCAGAGAGTTGACGCTGCTGGCCAGATTGTTCAGCTCGGCATCGGGGAAATCGGCATGCACGCGCTTGCTGAAATCGCCATTGATGGCTGCATCGACAACCTCGCCAAACGCCAGCTGCAGGTCCTGCATCATGCGTTCACGGTCGGCCTTGTCATTGACCAGCCGGGCCGCTTCACTGTCGCTCATCGCCGCTATCTTGACCCCGTTCTCACGGAACACCTCGACCGCCCGCGCCATCTCGCCCAGTTCGTTGCGCGCCTTGGTATAGGGCACCACGGCATTGGCCGGGTCCTCGGTCACCGCACTCATGGTCTTGACCAACTGGGGGATCGGGCGCATCAGCCAGCGCGAAGCCAGGAACATCACCACACCCACAGCGGCAAACACCAGCGCCGAAACGGTGAACAGCATGCGCAGCGTCTCATCCTGCGCTGCCGCGATCTTGGCCTTCTCCACGCCGGCATAAAGAATGCCGACAACCTGTCCGGCAGTATCCTTCATGGGTAGGTAAACCGTGTAATAGGGCGTGCCCAAAATCACCGCTTCACCCAGATAGGTCTGGCCATTCATGATCACCGGATAGACCGCGCCGGTCTTGCCCAGCGGCGTGCCCACCGCGCGTGAACCATCGGGC from Devosia litorisediminis harbors:
- a CDS encoding methyl-accepting chemotaxis protein, which encodes MKKISFRGGMKLSTSIMVMAIGGVAVAVAAVAMVVYLNLAAGTAQLARDNQLANLRIAATVFGQAVEGTEVNWTADNQVAGVTVPAMPEFTDNALIEQITQVTGETATVFAWDPETEDFWRKTTNIIKPDGSRAVGTPLGKTGAVYPVIMNGQTYLGEAVILGTPYYTVYLPMKDTAGQVVGILYAGVEKAKIAAAQDETLRMLFTVSALVFAAVGVVMFLASRWLMRPIPQLVKTMSAVTEDPANAVVPYTKARNELGEMARAVEVFRENGVKIAAMSDSEAARLVNDKADRERMMQDLQLAFGEVVDAAINGDFSKRVHADFPDAELNNLASSVNSLVETVDRGIDETGDVLASLADTNLTQRVKGDYKGAFAKLRDNTNAVADKLTDIVGQLRHTSRGVRSATGEILAGANDLSERTTKQAATIEETSATMEQLASTVLESAKKAEEASVKSKTVSQTAAEGGEVMNQATGAMEKITSSSAKISNIIGMIDDIAFQTNLLALNASVEAARAGDAGKGFAVVAVEVRRLAQSAASASADVKVLIEQSAEEVAGGSKLVADAAGKLEAILEGIRENSLVMEGIARDSKEQASSIEEVNVAVRLMDEMTQHNAALVEETNAAIEQTEGQASELDRIVDIFVLEDGPVAAKAPLVEEPRGGIKGLQDKVKQAAKAYISHGNAAVAQDWNEF